Proteins encoded within one genomic window of Pelodiscus sinensis isolate JC-2024 unplaced genomic scaffold, ASM4963464v1 ctg171, whole genome shotgun sequence:
- the PFDN6 gene encoding prefoldin subunit 6: MGPRGPAALPGRGGAGRAMAELVQKRLQGELEKYQQLQKDLSKCLSARQKLEAQLTENNIVKEELGLLDATNTVYKLIGPVLVKQDMEEAKATVSKRLDYISGEIKRYELQLQESEKKAEEQREVLARLQQEYQRAQGKAVPKA, from the exons ATGGGGCCCCGCGGCCCGGCGGCACttccggggcggggcggggcggggcgcgcgATGGCGGAGCTGGTGCAGAAGCGGCTGCAGGGCGAGCTGGAGAAATATCAGCAGCTGCAGAAAg atctcaGCAAGTGCCTGTCGGCCCGGCAGAAACTGGAGGCGCAACTGACAGAAAACAACATCGTCAAGGAG gagctggggctgctggatgCCACCAACACGGTCTACAAGCTGATTGGCCCCGTCTTGGTGAAGCAGGACATGGAGGAGGCGAAAGCCACTGTCAGCAAGAGGCTGGACTACATTTCTGGGGAGAT caaGCGCTACGAGCTGCAGCTCCAGGAGAGCGAGAAGAAGGCGGAGGAGCAGCGGGAGGTGCTGGCCCGGCTGCAGCAGGAGTATCAGCGCGCCCAGGGCAAGGCGGTGCCCAAGGCCTGa